Within the Chlorocebus sabaeus isolate Y175 chromosome 19, mChlSab1.0.hap1, whole genome shotgun sequence genome, the region tggtacacagtaggtgctcaggaaattGCCACATGATGAACAGGGCACACATCAGTGGCTGAGACAAATACTGTCTCTGAGTCTCCGCCCCACCCTCTCCAAACTAGGAGATCTGGTCTTTGGGATGAAAACACTAATaattacatttctaaaaattcaGCTTCCAGCTCTGAGACATGGTGCCTCAGGCAGACTGTCTGTGGGACCACCACAGGAGCCATTCATGCCCCTCAGTCCTCACCTTTCCTTGGTAGCTGCTGAGGCCAAGGCTGGGGCTGGAACTGGAGCTGGAGCCGGAGCCGGGGTGGTGGTTGGGGTGGGCACAGCAGTGGGTGGAAGTTCCTCAGAGGCCAGCCTGTCACTGACCGTGTCCTGGAGGGTAAGAGCTGAGAAGAGGCCTGACACGTTGAAGTTGATGTCTGGAGACAGAAGGAGCGGAGACGGCTCTCAGAGACTGTGCCAGACTCCTCACTCCACTGGCTGTGATGAGACCATTCCCCCTTCCCCTGAACCCATGTGGACCATGCTCAGCTTCCCCACTCCCGTGTGGGTCTCATCACAACCCCACAAAGCAGGCAGACCATCCCCATTGTagaaatgagaaactgaggctcagacttCCTCCTGGACTCATGGTGAGTTTGTGGGGCTGCAGGGGAGGGAGCAGGACAGAAGGAGGGCACCCAGCAGGGGATCCATGCAGGCAGGAGCTTCACCTCCAGGGAAGAGGGTGTCTGCACTCTGGATCAGCGCCTCGACGACACCCACCACCTGGATGGAAGACACGGAAGCCGCATCCAGCTGGGCCTGGTCCCTGGGACAAAGAGATGCATCTGCTTAGCAAAGGGTTTGTGACCCCAACTCTCTGTCTGGTCCTGTGCTGGGCAGTGGAGACACGAGGATCCATCATATTGAGTCCTTGTTCTCAAAAAGCCCACAAACCACCAGTTGATGGTAAATGTGTCACTCACGTGCCAAATGTCCCCCTTTCCTCACCCTGACAGACACCACTAATTAATCAAGGACTCTTTCCCTCATGGTTGTCATCTAGACAGCCTCTACCAAACAAATGCAATCAGCACGTGGGAGAAAATCTTGCCATCTATGGCCAGGTAAATAATGATGACTCCTCACATAGCACTGCACTTtacactttttattatttcttcttttttttttttgagacggagtcctgctctgtcacccaggttagagtgcagtggcgtaatctgggctcactgcaacctctacctcctgggttcaagcaattctcctgcctcagcctcctgagtagctgggattacaggcacgtaccaccacgctcaggtaatttttgtatttttagtagagacggagtttcaccacgttggccaggctggtctcaaactcccaacctcaggtgatccacctacctcggcctcccaaagtgctgggattacaggcatgagccgccatgcccggcctgtttcttcatttttttttttttttttgagacggagtctcgctctgttgcccaggctggagtgcagtggcacaatcttcgctcattgcaagctccgccccctgggttcatgccattctcctgcctcagcctcctgagtagctgggactacaggcgcccgccaccacgcccagctaatttttttgtatttttagtggagacggggtttcacagcgtgctaatttttttgtatttttagtagagacggggtttcacagtgtgctttttttttttttttttttttgagaccgagtctcgctgtatcgcccaggctggagtgcagtggctggatctcagctcactgcaagctccgcctcccgggtttttacgccattctcctgcctcagcctcccgagtagccgggactacaggcgcccgccacctcgcccggctagttttttgtattttttagtagagacggggtttcaccgtgttagccaggatggtctcgaactcctgacctcgtgatccgcccgtctcggcctcccaaagtgctgggattacaggcttgagccaccgcgcccggcccacagtgtgctattttttttgtatttttagtagagacggggtttcacagtgtttgccaggatggtctcgatatcctgacctcgtgattcgcccgtctcggcctcccaaagtgctgggattacgggcttgagccaccgcgcccggccaggggtGGAGCTATTAACAGAACCTGATtgagccggacacggtggctcacacctgtaatcccagcactttgggaggccaaggctggtggatcacgaggtcaggagatcgagaccaccctagctaacacggtgaaatcccgtctctactaaaaatacaaaaaattagccaggagtggtggtgcgcacctgtagtcccagctacttgggagactgaggcaggagaatcgcttgaactggggaggcagaggttgcagtgagcagagattgtgccactgcactccagcctgggcaacaagagtgaaactctgtctcaaaaaaaaaataaaaacaaaaaacaaaacaaaacaaaaaacccataccCGATCTCTGGGCTCCCAGCTTCCCATGCCACTAAACATCTCATCACCACCACTGGCCAGAATGCCAGAATGCCTCTCTCCAAAGCCCTGTGGCCTGCACGGCCCCTTCGGTCTGTTCTTCACGGCAGCCACAAAAACAGGAGCTGCTTAACCCACTCCAAAAATGGGGACACCGAGGCCCAGgggaaaaataagacaacagaTGGCTGGGGTGGGATCTGCCTTCCTCCTtccacctcccccagcccacgGCCCCTCACCCTTCTTTCTCAGGTGGCCACAGCAAGTTGGGTCCCAGGACTATGGCGATGTTGCTGGGTGTCATCTTGTTCACCTCCTGCTCCTCGGCCAGCCGTGCCAGGAACTTCATCAGGTACCTAAGGGCAGAGGTAGGCTTAGGCCAGGGGCAGAACACACCCAGCCCTGAGAATTCTCCAGCTCAGGGTTTCCAAAGAGTGTGAAAGACACCGCCCAGAATGGTCTTAACATTGTTACAGTTAAAGCAGCTTATCCGCTGAGCGCCAACCCTGCGGCCGGCACTGAGCCAAGTTGAGTCCTCGAAGCCACCCTACAGGGTAGGGACTGTTACAGTCTGCATTTTTCAGATGATGACGCCGAGTGGCCTGCCCCGAGGTGGCATGCGAAGTCAGGCAGTATGGCTTCAAAAGTTCAAGGTCTCATTCACTTCAGTgctttacataaaaatatgtatgtgactaattcggctgggtgcagtgcctcacgcctgtaatcccagcactctgggagactgaggcgagtggatcacctgagatcagaagttcgagaccagcctgaccaacatggtgaaaccccatctctactaaaaatacaaaacttagccgggtgtggtggcaggtgcctgtagtcctagctactcaggaggctgaggcaggagaattgcttgaacccagcaggcggaggttgtagtgagctgagattgcaccactacactccagcttgggcgacagcgtgagaccctgtctcaaaaaaaaaaaaaaaaaaggtatgtgtatatatatatgtaaatgactAATCCATCAAAGCTGCATTTGCAgaagtatttcttaaaatatagtgACAAGGCCAGGCTCAAACCCAGGGTCCCTGACCGCAGCTGGGCTCTGGCTCTGCGGCAGGCTGGGGGGGCGGGCTTGGGCTCACCTGAGGTTGCTGAGGTTCTCGGGGGGCAGGCGGCTGCACACTTCTTGGAGGGCCTGCAGCCGGGCCCCTGGCTCCTTCAGGCTGTGGGGGGAGTGGAGAAACCTGTCAGCCAGCACAGGGCTACTCCTTtgcatcctcctcctccccatcccctccctcctccaacaTCCTCACCTGGCTGCCCTCATCCAGTCGTCATAGAGGTCGAAGGTCATCAGGGGCTCTGGCAGCTCCCGCAGATAGGACTTGAGGGCACCTGAAGCAGGAGTGTGGGGAGGGTCAGAGGCAGCCCCCACCCCGCTCGCCCACTTTCCCTGTAGAAGGAACCTCCGGCCCTTGTTCACACTAACGTGTCTAGGTCTGACAGTTTCTTTGGGGTGCAGGCCCTTTTGAGAAAATGAAGGCTAGTCATCTTTTCCCCAGAAAAATGTACAAACATTTCGGGGGGCTCATGATGGATCCCACATTAAGAACCCCTGAGCGTCCTCAGTCTCCTCAACGGAATATCAAGTCTTGAAGCCAGGCTATCCTGGGATCACTTCAAGCCACTGCACCCTTTCCCCCCAACCTCCTGCCCAGGGCTCCCCGGATCAGGCACCTGCCACGGCGTGTGGGTCGGAGCAGAACTCCTCCAGGCTGTGGGGGTCCGAGGCCATCGTCTGCTTGAGACGCTTCAGCACTGAGGCCCCAGCAGCCAGACGGAAGAGACCCTGGGTTCAAGAGGGGGCAGGCAAGGGTCACAGAGGGGTGGGCAGGGCAGGATACCCAGGGGCCTTGTAGCCTGGGGTGTGTCACTGGCCCTCGCTAGGCCTGTGTCCCCACTGGTCTGGCCGGCAGTGTGGGCACCATGGTGTCCACAGGCCTCAGCCTTTAAGGTGTAGAATTCTGAGCAAAGGGCGGGGCTGGGAAGTCTGGGAGGAGGTGGGAAAAATCATGGGGAAATGGGAGCCCAGTCAGAAGTGGAagggaggggccgggcgcggtggctcatgcccgtaatcgcagcactttgggaggcccatgcaggtggatcacttgaggccaggggttcgagaccagcctggacaacatggtaaaaccccatctctactaaaataaaaaaaattagctgtgcatggtggtgggcatctgtaatcccagctacttgggagactgagaaacaagaattgcttgaacttgggaggtagaggctgcagtgagccaggagcacaccactgcactacagcctgggtgacagcgagatcttgtctcaaaaaaaaaaaaaaggccgggcacagtggtttatgcctgtaaccccagcgctctgggaggccgaggcaggtggatcacctgaggttaggagttcaagaccagcctggccaacatactctCATCtcgattaaaaaatacaaaaattagctgggcgtgttggcgcacgcctgcagtcccagctacttgtgaagttgaggcaggagaatcacttgaacccaggaggtggaggttgcagtgagccgagatcacgctgccgcactgcagcctgggtaacagaataagaccccgtaactcaaaaaaaaaaaaaaaaaaaaaaaaaagaagtgtaaggGAGAAAGGAGGCCCCAGCAGGATTGCAGAGTAGCTCAAAACTAATTTGGGGTATCTGCCACCTCCAGGGTCTGTCTTTAGGACAGGGGGGCAATGTATTCACAGCAGATCCAGCCAGTGTGTGGCAGTGGAGCCCCTGGTTTGAGAAGTCACCTTCTCATATGACTCTGGGCATGGTTACCTCTGTCTCCCTCTTGTGAAATGGAGCCAGGAATGCAAAGGCTTCTAGCACAGCGCCCGGCCCACGCGAGCATCGACACGCGGGAGGTAGTGTGGATGCCGCAGGAGGTGACTATGTCTTCTCCCAGGGAACCGGGCTCAAATGAGGGAATTTCAGGCACCACGACAGGACAGCATGTGGGGGGTTTGGGACAGAATGAGGGCCCCAGTGCTCCTTCCCCACCTGGCCCAGGGGGCCCCACCTCTTCCTTCATGCCCTCAGAAAGCAGCATCATGACGCAGGCCTCAATGGGCAGGGCAATCTCCCGGCCCAGCTCATGCAGGTGGGTTGCCAGCGACACCCCATACACCCTGGAGAAGTGGGTGGCTGCCATCGACGGGGAGTGGTCTGCAGGGATGAAACAGATCAGCGGCCCAGGGCCTTTCCACCCAAGCAGTCAGGCAGGGGCACCCCCCTGATGTCCTCAAGGTGGTACCACCTGCCACCGACTGTCCAGGCCCACATCTGAAATCATCCATCACATCTCTCAAATCGGCCCGCCTCCACTGCCTCTGTCCTAGTCTAGGCTACTGTTGCCTCCTTCTGCCTCACAGGCCTGGCTCTAGTCCTGCCCCCTTCACTCCACCCTCCACATGGCAGCCAGAGCAGCCTCTCCGTCACAGATTAAACCCAGCTCTCGGAACCCAGCCACAGCTTTCTGCTGCCTTTCAGGATGAAGTGCAAGCTTCTCAATAAGCCCCGAGCAGGGCGGGGTCAGGGGTGTGGTATCGCCAGGCCTATGTCCCCACCTGCTTGGCCATGGTTCTCCCTCAGCTCAGCCAGGGCTGTGTCCAGAGAGCTCAGTGACCTGCGATGGTAATCAGCTTGAATCTCCAGGAGCTGTGGGGACGAAGGGACACCCTGAGCGGAAGTGAGGGAAGCTGAGCCTTCTCTAGGGTCCTTGAGAGCAGACACCCCCTCCACCATCGCACAGAGCCCCACTGGCCCCTGGCTGTGGCATTCAGCCCCGAGCTCTGGACGGATGGGGCCCGGTCTTGGACTCACATGAATGAAATAGTTGGCATAGGAGTCCTCCTTGGTAACAAAGTGGTACAGGTCAGCCAAGTACTCATCCTTGGGGACAGAGAGGGGAGAGCTTACATTGGGTGAGGCAGGGGGTCTAGAGGGAAAGAGGAGGCTTGGAGGGGTTGGTGACCTGCCCCAGGCCACACAACTGTAGGTGGAAGTCCCAGCCAGGCTCCTCTCTTCTGCCAAGGTTGGTGCTTGGGGCCAGCCCATGGGAACTCCCTCAAACTTTTCTGGCTTCTCGTCCCCATCTCTGTGTCCCCATAGCCTTAGCACAGtgccctgttttgtttgtttttttgtacagttttttttttttttttttttgagacagagtctcgcactgttgcctgggctggagtgcagtggcgcgatctcggctcactgcaagctccgcctcctgggttcaagcaattctcctgcctcagcctcccgagtagctgggattataggtgcccgtcactacgcccagctaagtttttgtatttttagtagagatggggtttcaccacgttggccaggctggtcttgaactcctgacctcatgatttgcctgcctcccaaagtgctgggattacaggtgtgagaccccGCACCTGGCCATGCACAGTGCTGTTATCAtccaatcattcattcactcttcattcattcacttactcgtTCAGCAAACACACGGAGACTCAGGGAACAGACCAAGTCTCAGCCTCCCCATGTTATGCATGGGGTACAGACAGAAGAGGGTACAAGGGAATGGCGGAGCTCTGCTGCCTCCTAGCCACATGGCCTTAGGCAAGTCATGTCACCCCTCTGAGCTTCAGCTTCCTTGCCTGTGAGATGGGGCCAGGACCCACCCCTGCCATCCCTGTACATCCAGGAGACCCATGTGGCCCTCACCCTGCATTGCTCCACCTTCCTcttcagctcctcctcctcctccttcagcatCTCCACCTTGTTGGCCATAGTCGTGTGGCTGTGACTGCCCGGGCCGCCTCCCAGGCCTTGACTGCTGCCTGAATTCTTGGTTGCCTGACTGAGCCTGGGGATGATCCCAAGGGGAGCTGGTCACCTGCCCTGTTGCATGTCCAGAGCCAAGTGTCCCCTCCATACAGCAGACCACATGGTATTCTAGGATTTGGAGCTGCAGATCTGAGAGCTCCACTGGCTAGGGCCTCAACCCAGGCTGGGCTACGAGTGCGCTGGGTTGCCCCCTGGTGGCGGGTTTGGTGATCACAGCCACCCAGCAGAGGGGAGAACAGGGACAGCCGCAGGACTGTTTATGGCGGTCCTACGCTTTGGGGTCGCCCCAGCACCAGCTGTGACACACATGGGCACACCCTCAGAGATACCCTCACCACCTGTGTTTCTAGGGACCAGGCATGCGCAAGTATACACACTGTACTCAGCGGGCCCCACAGCATCCTCCCGGTGTGGCCAGGGCCTCAAAGCTCTACGACCATCTCTGTGGGCTGACCCAGATATGAGCCCCCTGAGTGGCCGGGGCTCCCACCTGCTCTTGAGTGTGTTCCAGTCGGACACGAGCTTCTGGAGGCTTTTCTTGTGCTTGAGGATGGCTGGCAGCTCCTCCTGAGGATGGGCATGGGGGGTCAGTgtgctgggggaggagggagccaGCAATCAGGGAAGGTGGGGGCCGGGAGCAGGGCACAGGCTCACCTCACTCAGCCTGCTGAGTGGCTGCAGGACGTCCCTCTCCAGGGTCATCTCAAACTCGGCCAGGATGCGGGCCAGCTGGTTCTGGATGGCACAGCTCATCTCCAGGGCCTTCCTGTGGACACGGCACCCCATGGGCCCAGGCGCCCGCTGCCCTCACCTCCACTGGAAACACCTGGTGGGGCCTCTCCTCCTTCAATTCCGGCCCCTCCTAGATAGCCTTCATCTCTGCTAAGGCCGAACACCCTCCCAGGCCTGGCCGCCCTCACTGACCTGAGCACTGTCCCCGGCCTGGTCATTCTTCCGATGTGGATGCCCTCACCACCTGGACCCCTCCCAGCTGAGATCACGTCTTGGTAGCCCCAGGTGAGGGCAGGGCCCCGTCTATGCTCACCCCATGCTGGAATCAGGGTCCAGCTCCTTGAAGCTCTCGGCCATCGTGGTGGACAGAGCCATGAGGGGAAGCTTCTTCTGCAGGGAGGTTGGGGCCAGCGGTGAGTGTCCTTGCCTCCCTCTACCCTGCCTGAGCAGCAGGCCAGCCCCTTGGGGGCAGGCGAGGAGGGAACCCAGGAATGCCACAGTCCCAGATGAGAGTGGAAACAGGATGACAAGGCGTGGTGGGGGTGACATTTCCCTGAGACCATGGATGGAGCCCCTCCCCATCTGGAGTACCCTTTTCCTCTTCCCAGAAGCCACTGGACTGGGCAGGAAGGGATGACCAAGTCCTACTGCAGACTGGGAAACTAAGATGCAGGGAGGGCAGGGagcttgccccaggtcacacggGTGCAGGGAGAATGGGAGGGGGAGCTGGCCTGGGAATGGGGGCTCTTTCCCCTGTCCCAGGGTATATGTGGCTGACCTAGCCACTGCTGAGCTCAAACACCCTATGACTCCCAATTTCCTTGCCTTGGCCACACTGAATTGTCAACTGATTCCAAAACATGGCCCCACACTCCCACCCCATCTGGAGTTATGGAGAATGCCTGCTTTGGGATCAGAGACCAGGGTTCAAAcctcagttctgccacttactggctatatgaccttgggcaagtgactttacCTCTAAGCCTccaattcctcatctgtaaaacagtgcCTTTTCCCTAGGGTTGTTGCCAGTGTTCCATGAGACAATGCGCTAATATGTTAGCAATAGGCTGGCAGTTATCAGCCAATAAACACTGCCCCTTGATTAATACATGAGTATCCCTCAAAAGCCAGCTCAATTGCTacctccttcaggaagccctcTGAGGCTGCCCCATTGAGAGCCTGCTCTGCATGCTGAGTGGACAGAGAAGTTCAGGTGCTGGCAGAGGCCTGGCCTTGGCTTATGGGGATTGGTGCACAGGAAAGTGGGGTAAAGGTGACAGGGAAGGTACAGGGCCTTTTGAGTGCAGTGCTAGAGAGGCCTTGGAACAGAGCAGTCTCCATG harbors:
- the LOC103223283 gene encoding SH3 domain-binding protein 1 isoform X1; translation: MMKRQLHRMRQLAQTGSLGRTPETAEFLGEDLLQVEQRLEPAKRAAHNVHKRLQACLQGQSGADMDKRVKKLPLMALSTTMAESFKELDPDSSMGKALEMSCAIQNQLARILAEFEMTLERDVLQPLSRLSEEELPAILKHKKSLQKLVSDWNTLKSRLSQATKNSGSSQGLGGGPGSHSHTTMANKVEMLKEEEEELKRKVEQCRDEYLADLYHFVTKEDSYANYFIHLLEIQADYHRRSLSSLDTALAELRENHGQADHSPSMAATHFSRVYGVSLATHLHELGREIALPIEACVMMLLSEGMKEEGLFRLAAGASVLKRLKQTMASDPHSLEEFCSDPHAVAGALKSYLRELPEPLMTFDLYDDWMRAASLKEPGARLQALQEVCSRLPPENLSNLRYLMKFLARLAEEQEVNKMTPSNIAIVLGPNLLWPPEKEGDQAQLDAASVSSIQVVGVVEALIQSADTLFPGDINFNVSGLFSALTLQDTVSDRLASEELPPTAVPTPTTTPAPAPAPVPAPALASAATKERTESEVPPRPASPKVTRSPPETAAPVEDMARRTKRPAPARPTMPPPQVSGSRSSPPAPPLPPGSGSPGTPRALPRRLVGSSLRAPTVPPPLPPTPPQPARRQSRRSPASPSPASPGPASPSPASPGPASPSPVSLSTPAQVDLGAATAEGGAPEAVGGVPTTPAIPPQPRPRSLASETN
- the LOC103223283 gene encoding bargin isoform X3 yields the protein MMKRQLHRMRQLAQTGSLGRTPETAEFLGEDLLQVEQRLEPAKRAAHNVHKRLQACLQGQSGADMDKRVKKLPLMALSTTMAESFKELDPDSSMGKALEMSCAIQNQLARILAEFEMTLERDVLQPLSRLSEEELPAILKHKKSLQKLVSDWNTLKSRLSQATKNSGSSQGLGGGPGSHSHTTMANKVEMLKEEEEELKRKVEQCRDEYLADLYHFVTKEDSYANYFIHLLEIQADYHRRSLSSLDTALAELRENHGQADHSPSMAATHFSRVYGVSLATHLHELGREIALPIEACVMMLLSEGMKEEGLFRLAAGASVLKRLKQTMASDPHSLEEFCSDPHAVAGALKSYLRELPEPLMTFDLYDDWMRAASLKEPGARLQALQEVCSRLPPENLSNLRYLMKFLARLAEEQEVNKMTPSNIAIVLGPNLLWPPEKEGDQAQLDAASVSSIQVVGVVEALIQSADTLFPGDINFNVSGLFSALTLQDTVSDRLASEELPPTAVPTPTTTPAPAPAPVPAPALASAATKERTESEVPPRPASPKVTRSPPETAAPVEDMARRSTGSLAAAVETASGRQALVVGKPSPYMFECITESFSIDPARTLMVGDRLETDILFGHRCGMTTVLTLTGVSRLEEAQAYLAAGQHDLVPHYYVESIADLTEGLED